A genomic stretch from Onychostoma macrolepis isolate SWU-2019 chromosome 02, ASM1243209v1, whole genome shotgun sequence includes:
- the hecw1b gene encoding E3 ubiquitin-protein ligase HECW1 isoform X1: protein MIHRQVILTQNLYQNRFLGLAAMASPSRTSQGRRRCKDPIRHSFNPEQFPNVDFQNGVPEELAAAVLRSTSDTDLVTSHCRSTLTVSTSSYTIGQTQDITLSWDIKEEVDAGDWIGMYLIDEVLSENFLDYKNRGVNGSHKGQIVWKIEASSYFVELENKICFKYYHGVSGALRATTPCVTVKNPSAPVFKPVATDDLPQSQGSRRLISFSLSDFQATGLKKGMFFNPDPYLKIAIHPGKHSIFPALPHHGQEKRSGIVCNTINPVWQRERFNFVSLPTDVLEIEVKDKFAKSRPIIKRFLGKLSMPVQRLLEKHAIGDRVVSYTLGRRLPTEHVSGQLQFRFEITSSIHPDDEDMSLSTEQPVAAAEAQVQPQAEDTMSLDQGAPELPLDEETASVEMPMDVESAEAEAVEEEPLEEEQQTHPEQQEEAAAEIREQMEQEETNVETEETPQGEAENDSAFAEGPAESSGDPAGVEGEAVSEQQPVSEEPDVDLEECCSLRIRTTPRRKPRPCSLPVSELETVIASACGEPETPRSHYIRIHHLLHSLPSTQPQAGDAAGPEPDRPQGVEELEEDEEEGATLEPHALTPNGPRRTLPRSRSHERLSDLIQMLDGDGQPLGAEGQTTGQRSPGESECDLSPVPCCSHMAQRALGPVRAPSLDSARRSESTVFSSQDDEDEMDRVNGILGLEAETGQGAKSREPGDGSCQWEEAPDSHVQSPHGIMGNGESPVAGPSSRRECPLPCNHPAVSQLPALRPDPHHYPTIDEPLPPNWEARIDSHGRVFYVDHINRTTTWQRPTSAATPDGLRRSGSVQQMEQLNRRYQTIQRTMATERRDEESGSPRNERTANIETDSPPQTTELRRDAPCSPGHCQKITLLLQSPAVKFITHPEFFTVLHANYGAYRMFTNSSCLKHMVLKIRRDARNFERYQHNRDLVTFLNRFADAQLELPRGWEIKTDPQGKSFFVDHNSRATTFIDPRIPLQNGRLPNHLTHRQHLQRLRSYSAGEASEVSRTRGVSLLARPGNSLVAAIRSQSQQEPVPLAYNDKIVVFLRQPNIFEVLQERQPSLARNHSLKEKVHHIRTEGTQRLEKLSCDADLVMLLSLFEEDIMSYVPLASFHPGFNFSPRCSPGSSPQNSPGTQRARAPAPYRRDFEAKLRNFYRKLEAKGYGQGPGKIKLIVRRDHLLEGTFNQVMAYSRKELQRNKLYITFVGEEGLDYSGPSREFFFLLSQELFNPYYGLFEYSANDTYTVQISPMSAFVENHLEWFRFSGRILGLALIHQYLLDAFFTRPFYKALLRLATDLSDLEYLDEEFHQSLQWMKDNDITDVLDLTFTVNEEVFGQVTERELKSGGTNVQVTEKNKKEYIERMVKWRVERGVVQQTQALVRGFYEVVDSRLVSVFDARELELVIAGTAEIDLNDWRNNTEYRGGYHDGHIVIRWFWGAVERFNNEQRLRLLQFVTGTSSVPYEGFTALRGSNGLRRFCIEKWGKITSLPRAHTCFNRLDLPPYPSYTMLYEKLLIAVEETSTFGLE from the exons aacttgTACCAGAACAGGTTTCTCGGGCTTGCAGCTATGGCCTCTCCATCTCGCACATCTCAGGGCAGGCGGCGATGTAAGGACCCGATTCGGCACAGTTTTAACCCTGAGCAGTTCCCCAATGTGGACTTCCAGAATGGCGTACCGGAGGAGCTGGCGGCGGCCGTGCTGCGCTCCACCAGCGATACTGACCTCGTGACCTCCCATTGCCGCTCCACCCTCACCGTCAGCACCTCCAGCTACACCATCGGCCAGACGCAGGACATCACCCTCAGCTGGGACATCAAGGAGGAAGTGGACGCGGGCGACTGGATTGGCATGTACCTCATTG ATGAGGTTCTGTCAGAGAACTTTCTGGATTACAAGAACAGAGGTGTGAACGGCTCCCACAAAGGTCAGATCGTCTGGAAGATCGAGGCCAGCTCCTACTTCGTAGAac TGGAGAATAAGATCTGCTTTAAATATTATCATGGAGTGAGTGGAGCCCTGCGGGCCACAACGCCGTGTGTGACCGTGAAGAACCCCTCCGCACCG GTGTTTAAGCCGGTGGCCACAGATGACTTACCTCAGAGTCAAGGCAGCAGAAGACTCATCAGCTTCTCTCTCTCAG ATTTCCAGGCCACTGGGCTAAAGAAAGGCATGTTCTTTAACCCCGACCCCTACCTGAAGATTGCCATCCACCCCGGCAAGCACAGCATCTTCCCTGCCCTGCCTCACCACGGCCAGGAGAAGAGATCCGGCATCGTCTGCAATACCATTAATCCCGTTTGGCAGAGGGAG CGCTTTAATTTTGTGTCTCTGCCCACGGATGTGTTGGAGATCGAGGTGAAGGATAAGTTTGCCAAAAGCCGACCCATCATAAAGCGTTTCTTGGGCAAGCTGTCCATGCCAGTGCAAAGATTACTGGAGAAACATGCGATCGG TGATCGAGTGGTCAGTTACACTCTGGGTCGGAGGCTTCCAACTGAGCACGTCAGTGGCCAGCTGCAGTTCAGGTTTGAGATTACATCCTCCATCCATCCAG ATGATGAGGACATGTCTCTCAGTACGGAGCAACCAGTGGCAGCAGCAGAAGCTCAAGTCCAGCCTCAGGCAGAAGACACCATGAGTTTGGACCAGGGGGCCCCAGAGTTGCCCTTAGATGAAGAAACGGCTTCTGTAGAGATGCCCATGGACGTTGAATCAGCCGAAGCAGAAGCTGTAGAGGAAGAGCCATTAGAGGAGGAGCAGCAGACGCATCCAGAGCAGCAGGAGGAAGCAGCCGCCGAGATCCGCGAACAAATGGAGCAAGAAGAGACCAATGTTGAAACGGAAGAGACACCTCAAGGAGAGGCAGAAAATGATAGTGCCTTTGCCGAAGGGCCTGCAGAGTCTTCAGGAGATCCTGCAGGAGTCGAAGGGGAGGCCGTCTCAGAACAGCAACCGGTTTCAGAGGAACCAGATGTGGATCTAGAGGAATGTTGCTCGCTGAGGATCAGAACCACACCGAGAAGAAAGCCGCGGCCTTGTTCCCTACCCGTGTCTGAGCTGGAGACGGTCATTGCTTCGGCCTGCGGCGAACCAGAAACGCCGCGCTCCCATTACATCCGAATCCACCACCTGCTGCACAGCCTCCCGTCCACCCAGCCGCAAGCGGGAGACGCGGCTGGACCCGAACCCGACCGGCCACAGGGCGTAGAAGAACTAGAGGAAGATGAGGAAGAGGGTGCGACCCTTGAGCCTCACGCTTTAACACCCAACGGCCCTCGCAGGACGCTGCCCCGCAGCCGCTCACACGAGCGCCTCTCCGACCTCATTCAGATGCTCGATGGAGATGGGCAGCCGCTTGGGGCTGAGGGACAAAccacaggtcaaaggtcaccaGGAGAAAGCGAGTGCGATTTGAGCCCGGTGCCATGCTGCAGTCACATGGCGCAGAGGGCCTTGGGCCCCGTGCGTGCGCCGTCTCTAGACAGCGCACGGCGGTCGGAGAGCACTGTGTTTTCCTCACAGGATGACGAGGACGAGATGGACAGAGTGAACGGCATTCTGGGATTGGAGGCAGAGACAGGACAGGGCGCTAAGAGCCGGGAGCCAGGGGATGGGAGCTGTCAGTGGGAGGAGGCGCCGGATAGTCATGTCCAGAGCCCGCACGGCATTATGGGTAACGGAGAATCACCGGTAGCTGGCCCAAGCAGCAGAA GAGAATGTCCTTTGCCTTGTAACCATCCTGCAGTGAGCCAGCTGCCCGCCCTGCGGCCCGACCCACATCACTATCCCACCATAGACGAGCCGCTGCCACCGA ACTGGGAGGCCCGTATTGACAGTCACGGTCGGGTGTTCTATGTGGATCACATTAACCGGACCACCACTTGGCAACGACCAACGTCCGCTGCCACGCCGGATGGCCTGCGCAGGTCTGGTTCCGTCCAACAGATGGAGCAGCTCAACAGGAG GTACCAGACCATCCAGAGGACGATGGCCACAGAGAGGAGAGACGAGGAGTCAGGCAGCCCTCGCAACGAGAGAACAGCCAACATTGAGACCGACTCGCCTCCACAGACAACCG agTTGAGAAGAGACGCTCCATGTTCTCCAGGTCACTGTCAGAAGATCACGTTACTGCTGCAGAGTCCAGCAGTCAAATTCATCACTCACCCAGAGTTCTTCACTGTTCTCCATGCAAATTAT ggcGCGTATCGTATGTTCACAAACAGCTCATGTCTGAAACACATGGTCCTAAAGATCAGGCGTGATGCCCGAAACTTCGAGCGGTACCAGCACAACCGTGACCTGGTGACCTTTTTAAATAGGTTTGCTGATGCTCAGCTGGAGCTGCCGCGAGGCTGGGAGATCAAAACAGACCCGCAGGGGAAG TCATTCTTTGTAGACCACAACAGCCGTGCCACAACCTTCATTGATCCCAGGATCCCCTTGCAAAACGGCAGATTGCCCAACCACCTGACGCACCGCCAGCACCTGCAGAGATTACGCAGCTACAGCGCAGGAGAG GCATCTGAGGTGTCACGCACCCGAGGGGTGTCTTTGTTAGCCAGGCCTGGAAACAGCCTGGTAGCAGCCATACGAAGCCAAAGCCAGCAGGAGCCAGTGCCATTAG CCTACAATGATAAGATTGTAGTGTTTTTACGGCAACCAAACATCTTTGAGGTGCTACAGGAACGGCAGCCGAGCCTGGCGAGGAATCACTCACTCAA GGAAAAGGTGCATCACATCCGAACCGAAGGCACACAGAGACTGGAGAAGCTGTCGTGCGATGCTGACCTGGTCATGCTGTTAAG TTTGTTTGAGGAGGACATCATGTCTTACGTTCCTCTCGCATCATTTCACCCCGGGTTCAACTTCTCTCCGCGCTGCTCTCCTGGTTCCTCTCCTCAGAACTCTCCAG GGACCCAGAGGGCTCGGGCACCAGCGCCCTACCGCAGAGATTTTGAAGCAAAACTGCGCAACTTCTACAGGAAGCTGGAGGCAAAGGGCTACGGGCAAGGACCCGGCAAGATCAA attGATCGTCAGAAGAGATCATCTGTTAGAAGGAACATTTAACCAGGTCATGGCCTACTCCCGTAAAGAGCTCCAGAGAAACAAGTTGTATATCACCTTTGTTGGAGAGGAAGG ACTGGACTACAGTGGACCGTCGCGGGAGTTTTTCTTCCTGCTGTCTCAGGAGCTGTTTAACCCTTACTACGGCCTGTTTGAATACTCCGCTAACGACACGTACACTGTTCAGATCAGCCCCATGTCTGCTTTTGTGGAAAACCATTTGGAATG GTTTCGTTTCAGCGGTCGAATTCTTGGCTTGGCTTTGATTCATCAGTATTTGTTGGACGCCTTCTTCACCCGCCCGTTTTATAAAGCTCTCCTCAGACT AGCCACAGATCTCAGTGATCTCGAGTACCTAGATGAGGAGTTTCATCAGAGCTTACAGTGGATGAAGGACAATGACATCACAGATGTGCTGGATCTCACCTTCACTGTCAATGAGGAAGTGTTCGGACAG GTGACCGAGCGGGAGCTGAAGTCTGGCGGGACAAACGTGCAGGTGACAGAGAAGAATAAGAAGGAATATATCGAGCGGATGGTGAAGTGGAGGGTGGAGCGAGGTGTCGTCCAGCAGACGCAGGCTCTCGTCCGGGGCTTTTACGAG gtggtGGACTCCCGTCTGGTGTCTGTGTTTGATGCCAGAGAGCTGGAGCTGGTTATTGCAGGAACAGCAGAGATTGATTTGAACGACTGGAGAAACAACACAGAGTATAGAGGAG GTTATCATGATGGGCATATTGTGATCCGGTGGTTCTGGGGTGCAGTGGAGCGCTTCAATAATGAACAGAGACTGCGGCTGCTGCAGTTTGTGACAGGCACCTCCAGCGTGCCTTACGAGGGCTTCACCGCGCTGCGCGGGAGCAACGGCCTGCGACGCTTCTGCATCGAGAAGTGGGGCAAGATCACATCACTACCGAG GGCGCACACATGCTTTAACCGTCTGGATCTTCCGCCGTATCCATCCTACACCATGTTGTACGAGAAACTGCTGATCGCTGTGGAAGAGACCAGCACTTTTGGCCTCGAGTGA
- the hecw1b gene encoding E3 ubiquitin-protein ligase HECW1 isoform X2: MIHRQVILTQNLYQNRFLGLAAMASPSRTSQGRRRCKDPIRHSFNPEQFPNVDFQNGVPEELAAAVLRSTSDTDLVTSHCRSTLTVSTSSYTIGQTQDITLSWDIKEEVDAGDWIGMYLIDEVLSENFLDYKNRGVNGSHKGQIVWKIEASSYFVELENKICFKYYHGVSGALRATTPCVTVKNPSAPVFKPVATDDLPQSQGSRRLISFSLSDFQATGLKKGMFFNPDPYLKIAIHPGKHSIFPALPHHGQEKRSGIVCNTINPVWQRERFNFVSLPTDVLEIEVKDKFAKSRPIIKRFLGKLSMPVQRLLEKHAIGDRVVSYTLGRRLPTEHVSGQLQFRFEITSSIHPDDEDMSLSTEQPVAAAEAQVQPQAEDTMSLDQGAPELPLDEETASVEMPMDVESAEAEAVEEEPLEEEQQTHPEQQEEAAAEIREQMEQEETNVETEETPQGEAENDSAFAEGPAESSGDPAGVEGEAVSEQQPVSEEPDVDLEECCSLRIRTTPRRKPRPCSLPVSELETVIASACGEPETPRSHYIRIHHLLHSLPSTQPQAGDAAGPEPDRPQGVEELEEDEEEGATLEPHALTPNGPRRTLPRSRSHERLSDLIQMLDGDGQPLGAEGQTTGQRSPGESECDLSPVPCCSHMAQRALGPVRAPSLDSARRSESTVFSSQDDEDEMDRVNGILGLEAETGQGAKSREPGDGSCQWEEAPDSHVQSPHGIMGNGESPVAGPSSRMSQLPALRPDPHHYPTIDEPLPPNWEARIDSHGRVFYVDHINRTTTWQRPTSAATPDGLRRSGSVQQMEQLNRRYQTIQRTMATERRDEESGSPRNERTANIETDSPPQTTELRRDAPCSPGHCQKITLLLQSPAVKFITHPEFFTVLHANYGAYRMFTNSSCLKHMVLKIRRDARNFERYQHNRDLVTFLNRFADAQLELPRGWEIKTDPQGKSFFVDHNSRATTFIDPRIPLQNGRLPNHLTHRQHLQRLRSYSAGEASEVSRTRGVSLLARPGNSLVAAIRSQSQQEPVPLAYNDKIVVFLRQPNIFEVLQERQPSLARNHSLKEKVHHIRTEGTQRLEKLSCDADLVMLLSLFEEDIMSYVPLASFHPGFNFSPRCSPGSSPQNSPGTQRARAPAPYRRDFEAKLRNFYRKLEAKGYGQGPGKIKLIVRRDHLLEGTFNQVMAYSRKELQRNKLYITFVGEEGLDYSGPSREFFFLLSQELFNPYYGLFEYSANDTYTVQISPMSAFVENHLEWFRFSGRILGLALIHQYLLDAFFTRPFYKALLRLATDLSDLEYLDEEFHQSLQWMKDNDITDVLDLTFTVNEEVFGQVTERELKSGGTNVQVTEKNKKEYIERMVKWRVERGVVQQTQALVRGFYEVVDSRLVSVFDARELELVIAGTAEIDLNDWRNNTEYRGGYHDGHIVIRWFWGAVERFNNEQRLRLLQFVTGTSSVPYEGFTALRGSNGLRRFCIEKWGKITSLPRAHTCFNRLDLPPYPSYTMLYEKLLIAVEETSTFGLE; this comes from the exons aacttgTACCAGAACAGGTTTCTCGGGCTTGCAGCTATGGCCTCTCCATCTCGCACATCTCAGGGCAGGCGGCGATGTAAGGACCCGATTCGGCACAGTTTTAACCCTGAGCAGTTCCCCAATGTGGACTTCCAGAATGGCGTACCGGAGGAGCTGGCGGCGGCCGTGCTGCGCTCCACCAGCGATACTGACCTCGTGACCTCCCATTGCCGCTCCACCCTCACCGTCAGCACCTCCAGCTACACCATCGGCCAGACGCAGGACATCACCCTCAGCTGGGACATCAAGGAGGAAGTGGACGCGGGCGACTGGATTGGCATGTACCTCATTG ATGAGGTTCTGTCAGAGAACTTTCTGGATTACAAGAACAGAGGTGTGAACGGCTCCCACAAAGGTCAGATCGTCTGGAAGATCGAGGCCAGCTCCTACTTCGTAGAac TGGAGAATAAGATCTGCTTTAAATATTATCATGGAGTGAGTGGAGCCCTGCGGGCCACAACGCCGTGTGTGACCGTGAAGAACCCCTCCGCACCG GTGTTTAAGCCGGTGGCCACAGATGACTTACCTCAGAGTCAAGGCAGCAGAAGACTCATCAGCTTCTCTCTCTCAG ATTTCCAGGCCACTGGGCTAAAGAAAGGCATGTTCTTTAACCCCGACCCCTACCTGAAGATTGCCATCCACCCCGGCAAGCACAGCATCTTCCCTGCCCTGCCTCACCACGGCCAGGAGAAGAGATCCGGCATCGTCTGCAATACCATTAATCCCGTTTGGCAGAGGGAG CGCTTTAATTTTGTGTCTCTGCCCACGGATGTGTTGGAGATCGAGGTGAAGGATAAGTTTGCCAAAAGCCGACCCATCATAAAGCGTTTCTTGGGCAAGCTGTCCATGCCAGTGCAAAGATTACTGGAGAAACATGCGATCGG TGATCGAGTGGTCAGTTACACTCTGGGTCGGAGGCTTCCAACTGAGCACGTCAGTGGCCAGCTGCAGTTCAGGTTTGAGATTACATCCTCCATCCATCCAG ATGATGAGGACATGTCTCTCAGTACGGAGCAACCAGTGGCAGCAGCAGAAGCTCAAGTCCAGCCTCAGGCAGAAGACACCATGAGTTTGGACCAGGGGGCCCCAGAGTTGCCCTTAGATGAAGAAACGGCTTCTGTAGAGATGCCCATGGACGTTGAATCAGCCGAAGCAGAAGCTGTAGAGGAAGAGCCATTAGAGGAGGAGCAGCAGACGCATCCAGAGCAGCAGGAGGAAGCAGCCGCCGAGATCCGCGAACAAATGGAGCAAGAAGAGACCAATGTTGAAACGGAAGAGACACCTCAAGGAGAGGCAGAAAATGATAGTGCCTTTGCCGAAGGGCCTGCAGAGTCTTCAGGAGATCCTGCAGGAGTCGAAGGGGAGGCCGTCTCAGAACAGCAACCGGTTTCAGAGGAACCAGATGTGGATCTAGAGGAATGTTGCTCGCTGAGGATCAGAACCACACCGAGAAGAAAGCCGCGGCCTTGTTCCCTACCCGTGTCTGAGCTGGAGACGGTCATTGCTTCGGCCTGCGGCGAACCAGAAACGCCGCGCTCCCATTACATCCGAATCCACCACCTGCTGCACAGCCTCCCGTCCACCCAGCCGCAAGCGGGAGACGCGGCTGGACCCGAACCCGACCGGCCACAGGGCGTAGAAGAACTAGAGGAAGATGAGGAAGAGGGTGCGACCCTTGAGCCTCACGCTTTAACACCCAACGGCCCTCGCAGGACGCTGCCCCGCAGCCGCTCACACGAGCGCCTCTCCGACCTCATTCAGATGCTCGATGGAGATGGGCAGCCGCTTGGGGCTGAGGGACAAAccacaggtcaaaggtcaccaGGAGAAAGCGAGTGCGATTTGAGCCCGGTGCCATGCTGCAGTCACATGGCGCAGAGGGCCTTGGGCCCCGTGCGTGCGCCGTCTCTAGACAGCGCACGGCGGTCGGAGAGCACTGTGTTTTCCTCACAGGATGACGAGGACGAGATGGACAGAGTGAACGGCATTCTGGGATTGGAGGCAGAGACAGGACAGGGCGCTAAGAGCCGGGAGCCAGGGGATGGGAGCTGTCAGTGGGAGGAGGCGCCGGATAGTCATGTCCAGAGCCCGCACGGCATTATGGGTAACGGAGAATCACCGGTAGCTGGCCCAAGCAGCAGAA TGAGCCAGCTGCCCGCCCTGCGGCCCGACCCACATCACTATCCCACCATAGACGAGCCGCTGCCACCGA ACTGGGAGGCCCGTATTGACAGTCACGGTCGGGTGTTCTATGTGGATCACATTAACCGGACCACCACTTGGCAACGACCAACGTCCGCTGCCACGCCGGATGGCCTGCGCAGGTCTGGTTCCGTCCAACAGATGGAGCAGCTCAACAGGAG GTACCAGACCATCCAGAGGACGATGGCCACAGAGAGGAGAGACGAGGAGTCAGGCAGCCCTCGCAACGAGAGAACAGCCAACATTGAGACCGACTCGCCTCCACAGACAACCG agTTGAGAAGAGACGCTCCATGTTCTCCAGGTCACTGTCAGAAGATCACGTTACTGCTGCAGAGTCCAGCAGTCAAATTCATCACTCACCCAGAGTTCTTCACTGTTCTCCATGCAAATTAT ggcGCGTATCGTATGTTCACAAACAGCTCATGTCTGAAACACATGGTCCTAAAGATCAGGCGTGATGCCCGAAACTTCGAGCGGTACCAGCACAACCGTGACCTGGTGACCTTTTTAAATAGGTTTGCTGATGCTCAGCTGGAGCTGCCGCGAGGCTGGGAGATCAAAACAGACCCGCAGGGGAAG TCATTCTTTGTAGACCACAACAGCCGTGCCACAACCTTCATTGATCCCAGGATCCCCTTGCAAAACGGCAGATTGCCCAACCACCTGACGCACCGCCAGCACCTGCAGAGATTACGCAGCTACAGCGCAGGAGAG GCATCTGAGGTGTCACGCACCCGAGGGGTGTCTTTGTTAGCCAGGCCTGGAAACAGCCTGGTAGCAGCCATACGAAGCCAAAGCCAGCAGGAGCCAGTGCCATTAG CCTACAATGATAAGATTGTAGTGTTTTTACGGCAACCAAACATCTTTGAGGTGCTACAGGAACGGCAGCCGAGCCTGGCGAGGAATCACTCACTCAA GGAAAAGGTGCATCACATCCGAACCGAAGGCACACAGAGACTGGAGAAGCTGTCGTGCGATGCTGACCTGGTCATGCTGTTAAG TTTGTTTGAGGAGGACATCATGTCTTACGTTCCTCTCGCATCATTTCACCCCGGGTTCAACTTCTCTCCGCGCTGCTCTCCTGGTTCCTCTCCTCAGAACTCTCCAG GGACCCAGAGGGCTCGGGCACCAGCGCCCTACCGCAGAGATTTTGAAGCAAAACTGCGCAACTTCTACAGGAAGCTGGAGGCAAAGGGCTACGGGCAAGGACCCGGCAAGATCAA attGATCGTCAGAAGAGATCATCTGTTAGAAGGAACATTTAACCAGGTCATGGCCTACTCCCGTAAAGAGCTCCAGAGAAACAAGTTGTATATCACCTTTGTTGGAGAGGAAGG ACTGGACTACAGTGGACCGTCGCGGGAGTTTTTCTTCCTGCTGTCTCAGGAGCTGTTTAACCCTTACTACGGCCTGTTTGAATACTCCGCTAACGACACGTACACTGTTCAGATCAGCCCCATGTCTGCTTTTGTGGAAAACCATTTGGAATG GTTTCGTTTCAGCGGTCGAATTCTTGGCTTGGCTTTGATTCATCAGTATTTGTTGGACGCCTTCTTCACCCGCCCGTTTTATAAAGCTCTCCTCAGACT AGCCACAGATCTCAGTGATCTCGAGTACCTAGATGAGGAGTTTCATCAGAGCTTACAGTGGATGAAGGACAATGACATCACAGATGTGCTGGATCTCACCTTCACTGTCAATGAGGAAGTGTTCGGACAG GTGACCGAGCGGGAGCTGAAGTCTGGCGGGACAAACGTGCAGGTGACAGAGAAGAATAAGAAGGAATATATCGAGCGGATGGTGAAGTGGAGGGTGGAGCGAGGTGTCGTCCAGCAGACGCAGGCTCTCGTCCGGGGCTTTTACGAG gtggtGGACTCCCGTCTGGTGTCTGTGTTTGATGCCAGAGAGCTGGAGCTGGTTATTGCAGGAACAGCAGAGATTGATTTGAACGACTGGAGAAACAACACAGAGTATAGAGGAG GTTATCATGATGGGCATATTGTGATCCGGTGGTTCTGGGGTGCAGTGGAGCGCTTCAATAATGAACAGAGACTGCGGCTGCTGCAGTTTGTGACAGGCACCTCCAGCGTGCCTTACGAGGGCTTCACCGCGCTGCGCGGGAGCAACGGCCTGCGACGCTTCTGCATCGAGAAGTGGGGCAAGATCACATCACTACCGAG GGCGCACACATGCTTTAACCGTCTGGATCTTCCGCCGTATCCATCCTACACCATGTTGTACGAGAAACTGCTGATCGCTGTGGAAGAGACCAGCACTTTTGGCCTCGAGTGA